From one Haloferax marinisediminis genomic stretch:
- a CDS encoding DUF7388 family protein → MLTASRAVSKAGLDAVALKPAECDVRRALDIPLDIVAIDYEGHHQIPDAETLETLTAEKEVRLTTPVRADGFDPLGDDSLYEWLPDGIQQVLVAGHPAYLTDEEKGRPVAPRLGAARERAPDAWVGTEGIERIALAAGGTQYELLSRSTRRDVRALRAAGFDGEVALYAPTVLTDDEDEILDAVGAYISRRRPVARALPDGASTDSSAEGRAREVLVKAARDYALIGSVADVRRRIDELRDIGVDLFVGYPARGVDEFVQ, encoded by the coding sequence ATGCTGACCGCCAGTCGCGCGGTCTCGAAAGCTGGATTGGACGCTGTCGCACTCAAACCCGCAGAGTGTGACGTGCGTCGAGCGCTCGATATCCCGTTAGATATCGTCGCTATCGACTACGAGGGTCACCATCAGATTCCTGATGCCGAGACGCTCGAAACGCTCACCGCGGAGAAGGAGGTCAGGCTGACGACGCCAGTTCGAGCAGATGGCTTCGACCCACTCGGCGACGACTCACTGTACGAGTGGCTTCCCGACGGTATCCAGCAGGTACTCGTGGCGGGGCACCCCGCCTACCTGACTGACGAAGAGAAAGGCCGACCGGTCGCTCCCCGACTCGGGGCCGCCAGAGAGCGCGCACCTGACGCGTGGGTCGGCACCGAAGGCATCGAGCGTATCGCCCTCGCGGCCGGGGGAACACAGTACGAACTCCTCTCCCGGTCGACACGCCGAGACGTTCGTGCGCTTCGCGCCGCCGGGTTCGACGGCGAAGTCGCCCTCTACGCACCGACCGTCCTGACGGACGACGAAGACGAGATTCTCGACGCGGTCGGCGCGTATATCTCGCGGCGACGCCCCGTCGCTCGGGCACTCCCCGACGGTGCATCCACAGACTCGTCGGCCGAGGGTCGCGCGCGTGAGGTTCTTGTCAAAGCCGCTCGCGACTACGCACTCATCGGGTCTGTCGCGGACGTTCGTCGCCGCATCGACGAGCTTCGCGACATCGGCGTCGACCTCTTCGTGGGGTACCCTGCGCGCGGTGTCGACGAGTTCGTGCAGTAA
- a CDS encoding DoxX family protein: MDFDYSQGVTGYVLLLTRILTGYWFLHAGWGKLMAPEPFAAGGWLANATGGSPIHGFFVFAANTPWLLDLTNFMIPVGEFLIGLGILVGAFTRLAAFFGGVLMVFFYLGNADWGHGLVNGDLFGFMMFAIVGTLAAGRIYGLDTIIEKMEFVRQRPALKYLLG, translated from the coding sequence TTGGACTTCGACTACTCGCAGGGCGTCACGGGATACGTGCTCCTGCTCACCCGTATCCTCACGGGATACTGGTTCCTCCACGCGGGATGGGGGAAGCTGATGGCACCAGAACCGTTCGCGGCAGGTGGCTGGCTGGCCAACGCGACCGGTGGCTCGCCAATCCACGGCTTCTTCGTCTTCGCGGCGAACACCCCGTGGCTGCTCGACCTGACGAACTTCATGATTCCGGTCGGTGAGTTCCTCATCGGGCTCGGCATCCTCGTCGGAGCGTTCACCCGCCTCGCCGCCTTCTTCGGTGGCGTCCTGATGGTGTTCTTCTACCTCGGGAACGCCGACTGGGGACACGGCCTGGTCAACGGTGACCTCTTCGGCTTCATGATGTTCGCCATCGTCGGCACCCTCGCCGCAGGGCGCATCTACGGCCTCGACACCATCATCGAGAAGATGGAGTTCGTCCGACAACGCCCGGCCCTCAAGTACCTCCTCGGCTGA
- a CDS encoding NUDIX hydrolase: MDLAGVTRHEPVTVEAGRRAAVIAPVLYRDERPHILFTKRADHLGEHPGQMSFPGGGREPADTDLQATALRESNEEIGLRPEEVSFHGQLDDILTVTDYAVTPFVATIPDREYDPDHREVAEIAALAVDELTDRSNYESELRDHPKYGEIRLHFFHVDGYTVWGATGRMLVQLLELTTEWEVPPEVDRVVDPDADYPV, from the coding sequence ATGGACCTCGCGGGCGTCACCCGACACGAACCGGTGACAGTCGAGGCGGGACGACGGGCGGCGGTCATCGCCCCCGTACTGTACCGTGACGAGCGGCCGCACATTCTGTTCACGAAGCGGGCCGACCACCTCGGCGAACATCCCGGTCAGATGAGTTTCCCCGGCGGCGGGCGCGAACCCGCCGACACCGACCTTCAAGCGACTGCCCTCCGCGAGTCCAACGAAGAGATTGGCCTTCGACCCGAGGAAGTCTCGTTCCACGGCCAACTCGACGACATTCTCACGGTGACAGATTACGCTGTGACCCCGTTCGTCGCGACCATCCCGGACCGAGAGTACGACCCAGACCACCGAGAAGTCGCCGAGATCGCGGCACTCGCAGTCGACGAACTCACCGACCGGTCGAACTACGAGTCGGAGCTTCGGGACCACCCCAAGTACGGCGAGATCCGACTCCACTTCTTCCACGTCGACGGGTACACCGTCTGGGGTGCGACGGGTCGAATGCTCGTCCAACTTCTGGAACTCACGACTGAGTGGGAAGTCCCGCCAGAAGTCGACCGTGTGGTCGACCCTGACGCTGACTATCCGGTGTAA